A single Montipora foliosa isolate CH-2021 chromosome 7, ASM3666993v2, whole genome shotgun sequence DNA region contains:
- the LOC138011821 gene encoding E3 ubiquitin-protein ligase TRIM71-like, whose amino-acid sequence MDIPKLLFNLREEASCPVCQDILRDPRYLPCLHSFCLHCLIKWHRASGGQVDLRCPKCQGRCRVPASGDLKDLPTSFFLSGFIDALAIKESDKTQVTCGNCDKKSSKTSYCFECCKFYCDECLIGHNIMRGYKDHRVLAVKDFQEKDYEVVVKRPVFCSRKGHEKEELKFFCKICPENSVCQTCVILDHAGHKVTLIQEEAEAQKIELAGLIQTPRDNLHAKVKMVTQIDEEYAQLVQRSEDMLRDVDVFVDNLMRMLQEERQNIKSAVENETKKSLENLTTKKTAIQQEIKEMESALEKAEKLLTQSSDAELVQLKKPLQTILERVVKPVERDPASLFELVFVENNKILETINSEGIGILKSPTDAKESGVEGKGLCEGTVGREAQFILTTRNAATKQCYNKNDNVTIDLRDERGQECITTSLVNDNKDGTYKIKYSPTSDGKINLSVKVNGQHIRGSPFPVLIKSFNVNPVLSFGKQGSHNGMFLCPRGVAVYSRDQIAVTSNHKVQIFDCKGNFLRSFGRLGSDKGQFQHPRGIAFGKDSNIFVADWGNHRIQIFNEEGRYLGMFGGTGSLDSQLKNPWGLSLDSNSNIIVSDWGNKFIKFFSPDGKFLRKIGGPSSLSGPARCVQSGDYLIVSDICDHSVKVFTQEGDYKYQFGTGGTRNGELVNPSCLSVTKSGHVLVCDKGNHRVQVFELNGKFVGKFGKEGSSLGEFKYPFSVALLSNGQIVVSDNDNHRIQIFHEP is encoded by the coding sequence ATGGATATCCCAAAGTTGCTTTTCAATCTTCGCGAAGAAGCCTCGTGTCCGGTGTGTCAAGACATCCTTAGAGATCCAAGATACCTTCCATGTTTGCACAGTTTCTGTCTGCACTGTTTGATCAAATGGCATCGAGCAAGTGGTGGTCAAGTTGATCTGAGGTGTCCGAAATGCCAAGGCCGCTGTAGAGTTCCTGCAAGCGGTGATTTGAAAGATCTTCCCACAAGCTTTTTTCTCAGCGGCTTCATCGATGCCCTAGCTATTAAAGAATCTGACAAGACGCAAGTAACATGCGGAAACTGCGATAAGAAAAGCTCTAAAACCTCGTACTGCTTCGAGTGTTGCAAGTTTTATTGTGATGAGTGTTTGATTGGGCACAACATCATGCGAGGCTACAAAGATCACCGCGTTCTGGCCGTGAAagattttcaagaaaaagaCTATGAGGTAGTAGTGAAACGACCCGTGTTTTGCTCAAGGAAGGGACATGAGAAAGAAGAGCTAAAGttcttttgcaaaatttgtCCCGAAAACTCAGTTTGTCAAACTTGTGTCATCTTAGATCACGCAGGACACAAAGTAACATTAATACAAGAGGAAGCCGAAGCTCAAAAGATCGAGTTAGCAGGTCTAATTCAAACGCCAAGAGACAACTTGCACGCAAAGGTGAAGATGGTCACTCAAATTGACGAGGAGTACGCTCAGCTTGTTCAACGAAGCGAAGACATGCTAAGAGACGTCGATGTTTTTGTTGATAACTTAATGAGAATGCTTCAAGAGGAAAGGCAAAATATCAAGTCAGCAGTGGAAAACGAAACCAAGAAATCGCTGGAGAATCTAACGACCAAAAAAACAGCAATTCAACAGGAAATTAAGGAGATGGAATCAGCGCTGGAAAAAGCCGAGAAACTTTTAACACAAAGCTCAGACGCCGAGTTGGTTCAACTAAAGAAACCATTGCAAACCATTCTAGAACGGGTAGTGAAGCCAGTTGAACGCGATCCTGCAAGCCTGTTTGAATTAGTTTTCGTGGAAAATAACAAGATCCTGGAGACAATCAACAGCGAAGGCATTGGTATTTTGAAATCTCCAACTGATGCAAAGGAATCTGGTGTCGAAGGCAAAGGACTTTGTGAAGGAACTGTTGGGCGTGAAGCTCAATTCATTTTAACGACAAGAAACGCGGCTACAAAACAATGCTACAATAAGAATGACAATGTAACGATAGACTTGAGAGACGAGCGAGGGCAGGAATGCATAACCACATCTCTTGTTAATGATAACAAAGACGGGACCTACAAAATCAAGTATTCTCCTACATCTGACGGTAAAATCAATTTGTCAGTTAAGGTAAACGGGCAACATATTCGCGGTAGCCCTTTTCCTGTTTTAATTAAATCTTTCAATGTCAATCCTGTTTTATCTTTTGGAAAACAAGGCTCGCATAATGGAATGTTTCTTTGTCCTCGAGGGGTTGCAGTTTATTCTAGGGATCAAATCGCAGTCACTTCCAATCACAAGGTGCAGATATTTGACTGTAAGGGCAATTTTCTTAGATCCTTTGGTCGTCTTGGTAGCGACAAGGGACAGTTTCAACACCCTAGAGGAATAGCTTTTGGTAAAGATAGCAATATTTTTGTTGCAGACTGGGGAAACCATCGAATCCAAATTTTTAATGAGGAGGGGAGGTACTTGGGTATGTTTGGTGGGACAGGAAGCCTTGATAGCCAGCTTAAGAATCCTTGGGGTTTATCATTGGATTCCAATAGCAATATTATTGTTAGCGATTGgggaaacaaattcattaagTTCTTTTCCCCTGATGGAAAGTTTCTAAGAAAGATAGGTGGACCCAGTTCTCTTAGTGGTCCTGCTCGTTGTGTTCAATCTGGTGATTATCTCATTGTGTCAGACATTTGTGATCACAGTGTGAAAGTATTCACCCAGGAGGGGGACTATAAGTATCAGTTTGGCACAGGAGGGACGAGAAATGGAGAGCTCGTTAATCCCTCTTGTTTGTCAGTAACTAAATCAGGACATGTACTTGTCTGTGATAAGGGTAATCATAGAGTGCAAGTTTTTGAACTGAATGGTAAGTTTGTTGGTAAGTTTGGAAAAGAGGGCAGCAGCTTAGGAGAGTTTAAGTATCCATTCTCAGTAGCACTCCTCAGTAATGGCCAAATTGTTGTGTCTGACAATGATAATCATCGCATTCAAATATTTCATGAACCTTGA
- the LOC138010705 gene encoding E3 ubiquitin-protein ligase TRIM71-like has translation MDIPKMLFNLREEASCPVCQEILRDPRYLPCLHSFCLHCLIDWHRASGGEVDFRCPKCQGRSRVPTSGDLKDLPTSFFLSGFIDALAIKESDKTQVTCGNCDKKSSKTSYCFECCKFYCDECLIGHNIIRSYKDHRVLAVKDFQEKDYEVVVKRPVFCSRKGHEKEELKFFCKICPENSVCQTCVTLNHAGHKVTLIHEEAEAQKIELAGLIQTPRDNLHAKVKMVTQIDEEYAQLVQRREDTLRAVDVFVDNLMRRLQEESQNIKAAVENESKKSLESLTTEKTVIQEEIKKIELALEKAEKLLTKSTDAEVVQLKKPLQTILERVAQVKPVERDPENFFELVFVENNKILETINSEGIGLLKFPTDAKESVAEGKGLCEGTVGREAQFNLTTRNAAGEQCYNKNDNVTVDLRDERGQECMTTFLVNDRKDGTYKISYSPSFEGKGNLSVKVNGQHIRGSHFCVVIKSFNVKPVLSFGKQGWNDGMFSYPWGVAVNSRNEIAVTSQHKVQVFDCKGNFLRSFGRQGSDKGQFQNPKGIAFGKDRKIYVGDHENHRIQVFKEDGRYLSMFGGKGFLDSQLNYPRGLSLDSNGNIIVVDNGNKFIKIFSPDGMFLTKIGGPSSLSSPVHCVQSGDYLIVSDCGDHSVKVFTREGYYKYQIGTRGNGNGEFNNPYCLSVTKSGHLLVCDLNNHRVQVFELNGKFVGQFGKYGNNLGDFRHPSSVALLSNGQIVVSNYGNHRIQIFDER, from the coding sequence ATGGATATCCCAAAGATGCTTTTCAATCTTCGCGAAGAAGCCTCGTGTCCGGTGTGTCAAGAAATCCTTAGAGATCCAAGATACCTCCCTTGTTTGCACAGTTTCTGTCTGCACTGTTTGATCGATTGGCATCGAGCGAGCGGCGGTGAAGTTGATTTCAGGTGTCCGAAATGCCAAGGCCGTAGTAGAGTTCCTACAAGCGGTGATTTGAAAGATCTTCCCACAAGCTTTTTTCTCAGCGGCTTTATCGATGCCCTAGCTATTAAAGAATCGGACAAGACGCAAGTAACATGCGGAAACTGCGACAAGAAAAGCTCTAAAACCTCGTACTGCTTCGAGTGTTGCAAGTTTTATTGTGATGAGTGTTTAATTGGGCACAACATCATTCGAAGCTACAAAGATCACCGCGTTCTGGCCGTGAAagattttcaagaaaaagaCTATGAGGTAGTAGTGAAACGACCCGTGTTTTGCTCAAGGAAGGGACATGAGAAAGAAGAGCTAAAGttcttttgcaaaatttgtCCCGAAAACTCAGTTTGTCAAACTTGTGTCACCTTGAATCACGCAGGACATAAGGTGACATTAATCCACGAGGAAGCCGAAGCTCAAAAGATCGAGTTAGCAGGTCTAATTCAAACGCCAAGAGACAACTTGCACGCAAAGGTGAAGATGGTCACTCAAATTGACGAGGAGTACGCTCAGCTTGTTCAACGAAGGGAAGACACGCTAAGAGCCGTCGATGTTTTTGTTGATAACTTAATGAGGAGACTTCAAGAGGAAAGTCAAAATATCAAGGCAGCAGTGGAAAACGAATCCAAGAAATCACTGGAGAGTCTAACGACCGAAAAAACAGTGATTCAGGAAGAGATAAAGAAGATCGAATTAGCGCTGGAAAAAGCTGAGAAACTTTTAACAAAAAGCACAGACGCCGAGGTGGTTCAGCTAAAGAAACCATTGCAAACCATCCTAGAACGGGTAGCACAAGTGAAGCCAGTTGAGCGCGACCCTGAAAACTTCTTTGAATTAGTTTTCGTGGAAAATAACAAGATCCTGGAGACAATCAACAGCGAAGGCATTGGTCTTTTGAAATTTCCAACTGATGCAAAGGAATCAGTTGCCGAAGGTAAAGGACTTTGTGAAGGAACTGTTGGGCGTGAAGCCCAATTCAATTTAACGACAAGAAACGCGGCTGGCGAACAATGTTATAATAAGAATGACAATGTAACGGTAGACTTGCGAGACGAGCGAGGGCAGGAATGCATGACCACATTTCTTGTTAATGACAGGAAAGACGGGACCTACAAAATCAGCTATTCTCCTTCATTTGAAGGGAAAGGCAATTTGTCAGTTAAGGTAAACGGGCAACATATCCGCGGTAGCCATTTCTGTGTTGTAATTAAATCTTTCAATGTCAAACCGGTTTTATCTTTTGGAAAACAAGGCTGGAATGATGGAATGTTTAGTTATCCTTGGGGGGTAGCAGTAAATTCCAGGAATGAAATCGCAGTCACTTCCCAGCACAAGGTGCAGGTGTTTGACTGTAAGGGCAATTTTCTGAGATCCTTTGGTCGTCAGGGTAGCGACAAGGGACAGTTTCAAAACCCTAAAGGAATAGCTTTTGGTAAAGATAGAAAGATTTATGTCGGAGACCACGAGAACCATCGAATTCAAGTTTTTAAGGAGGATGGGAGGTACTTGAGTATGTTTGGTGGGAAAGGATTCCTTGATAGCCAGCTCAACTATCCTCGTGGTTTATCATTGGATTCCAATGGCAATATTATTGTGGTTGATAACGGGAACAAATTCATTAAGATATTTTCCCCTGATGGAATGTTTCTAACAAAGATAGGTGGACCCAGTTCTCTTAGTTCTCCTGTTCATTGTGTTCAGTCTGGAGATTATCTCATTGTGTCAGACTGTGGTGATCATAGTGTGAAAGTATTCACCCGGGAGGGGTACTATAAGTATCAGATTGGCACAAGAGGGAATGGGAATGGAGAGTTCAATAATCCCTATTGTTTGTCAGTGACTAAATCAGGACATTTACTTGTCTGTGATCTAAATAATCACAGAGTGCAAGTCTTTGAACTGAATGGTAAGTTTGTTGGTCAGTTTGGAAAATACGGCAACAACTTAGGAGACTTTAGGCATCCATCATCAGTAGCGCTCCTCAGTAATGGCCAAATTGTTGTGTCTAACTATGGGAATCATCGCATTCAAATATTTGATGAACGTTGA
- the LOC138011831 gene encoding 28S rRNA (cytosine-C(5))-methyltransferase-like: protein MEHVIQHFKESGYEQANQTNVASFVTQVQSKATHTKQFMCDEHFSDVLVFPSGTDLHDHPLYVNGEILLQDKASCIPAHVLLPPPGSHVIDACAAPGNKSSHVASIMSNKGKIFGFDTDKKRLSVMEKLMKTAGVDCVTTTNCNFLEVDPFDEKYSKVEYIVVDPSCSGSGITTRMDRLVDEEQETAEKKKRLESLATFQLSVLNHALSFPLVKRVVYSTCSVHQEENEDVVQAALKANSDSFTLEHCLPSWTHRGRAVFQGAEKCIRASPTEDYTNGFFVALFVRKDIKMDNEATLCGDSFKGRKRKLKSDDLENITSTKSTGKIKDTVSPPRSNKFESDIAHVTLKKKLPKGSKKQKVSKLQECPVTVPRIAKYGSNPVKNKRKQKKKKNKKVPVCP from the exons ATGGAACATGTAATCCAACATTTCAAAGAAAGTGGTTATGAACAAGCTAATCAAACCAATGTAGCATCTTTTGTCACGCAGGTACAG AGCAAAGCCACACATACTAAGCAGTTCATGTGTGATGAACACTTTTCAGATGTACTGGTTTTCCCTTCTGGCACTGATCTCCATGATCATCCTTTGTATGTCAATGGAGAAATCCTCCTTCAAGACAAg GCCAGCTGTATTCCAGCTCACGTCTTGCTACCTCCCCCTGGTTCTCATGTGATAGATGCCTGCGCAGCCCCAGGGAACAAAAGTAGCCATGTAGCAAGCATAATGAGCAATAAAGG AAAAATATTTGGATTTGACACTGACAAGAAGAGGCTATCAGTAATGGAAAAGCTGATGAAAACAGCTGGAGTAGACTGTGTTACAACGACAAACTGTAATTTTCTGGAG GTTGATCCCTTTGACGAGAAATACAGCAAAGTTGAGTACATTGTGGTTGATCCATCTTGCAGTGGGTCTGGTATCACGACCAGAATGGATAGACTTGTAGATGAGGAACAAGAAACAGCTGAGAAAAAG AAGAGACTTGAATCTCTGGCCACGTTTCAGTTATCAGTCTTGAACCATGCGTTGTCCTTTCCTTTGGTAAAGAGAGTCGTGTATTCAACATGCTCTGTTCATCAAGAG GAAAACGAGGATGTGGTTCAAGCGGCTTTGAAAGCGAACAGTGATAGCTTCACTCTGGAGCATTGTCTTCC TTCTTGGACTCACCGTGGAAGAGCTGTGTTTCAAGGAG CCGAGAAGTGCATTCGTGCCTCACCAACTGAAGATTATACCAACGGATTTTTCGTTGCACTGTTTGTCAGAAAGGACATCAAAATGGATAACGAAGCCACATTATGTGGAGACTCCTTCAAAGGTAGAAAGAGGAAGCTAAAGAGCGATGATTTGGAGAATATTACGTCTACAAAATCAACAGGGAAAATCAAAGACACGGTGTCACCACCAAGAAGCAACAAATTTGAGTCAGATATTGCACATGtcactttgaagaaaaagctTCCAAAAGGAAGCAAGAAACAAAAAGTTTCAAAATTGCAGGAATGTCCTGTAACAGTGCCTAGAATAGCAAAGTATGGGTCGAATCCcgttaaaaataaaagaaaacaaaagaaaaagaagaataaaaaagtTCCCGTTTGCCCTTGA